GGCGGTGCGGGACATTCGTTCCGGATGCCATTGAACGCCCAGGAGATAGGGGCCGGGGAGCGATTGCGTGCGTTCGAAGGCTTCGATCGTGCCGTCGGGGGCGGCGGCCGTCGGGCGGAAGGGTGCGGCTAGGCGCTCGGCGGCTTGATGGTGTGAACTGTTGACGATCGAGCGCGGCGTTCCGGCCAGGGCGCCGACGAGTGAATCGGCCGTCAACTCAACGGGGTGTTCGATATCGCGCTCGTCTGCGCTGCGATGACCCGCGAGGTCGGGAACAAGCGTGCCGCCGGCCCAGACGTTGAGGAGCTGGGCACCGCGACAGATGCCTAGGACGGCCCGGCGCCCGCGATGGGCGGCGTCCAGGGCGGCCAGCTCGATTCGGTCGCGCCGCCGATCGACGTCGAGGGCGTACTCGGCCGCATCGGGACGTCCGTAGCGGGCGGGATCGACGTCCACGCCGCCCGTCAGGAGGAGCCCATCGAACGAATCGTCGAGCGCCGCCGACTCACCTGACGCGCTCGCCAGCCACACGAGCTCGACCTCGAGCCCGAGCTCGGCCGCCACCGAATCCAGGGCGGCGGGATACTCCTCGAATCGATCGCCGGCCCCGGTATAGCTCAACGCGATGCGGATCATTCCGGTTGTTTCACGGGAAACACGAGCTTCGCCCCTCCGGCGACGAGGAAAAGTCGTACGTCGGGTACCGAAACGGGCGTATCCTGGGAAGAGATCATGTCGACGCACCCGCACTCGCCGTTCCCGTCTCACCCGCCCCGTTGGCTCCCGCATCTCGGATTTGCGGTCTGCGCGCTCCTCGCGCTGGCGACCGTCATCACGCTCGCCCATCCGTAACCGTTAAAGTAAAATCAGCGGTTACCTCTGGCGTGCGTGATACACTAGACGACTAGGTTATGTACGTGTCACACCCGCTCGACGAACGCTTGGCCGCCGTTCTGCCGTCCGGCAGCCTGTTTGCCGTTGGCGGGCGCGTGCGCGACGAGCTCCGGGCCGAGATCGAGCGCGTCGCCGTGGCCGGCAAGGATCGCGATTACGTCGTCGTCGGGCACTCGTTTGCCGAGTTGCGCGAGGCGCTCGAGCGCATCGGCCGCGTCGACTTGGTCGGCGCTTCGTTCGCGGTTATCAAACTCAGCGTCGAAGGCGAGACCGTTGACGTATCGTTACCGCGACGCGAACGATCGGTCGGCGTCGGGCATCGTGACTTCGATGTTGAGAGCGGCCCCGACGTTCCGCTGCGCGACGATCTCGCCCGCCGCGACTTTCGCATGAACATGATCGCGCGCGCGCTTCCGTCGGGCGAATTGATCGATCCGTACGAAGGCCGAGCCGACATCGCGGCGCGCCGAATCGATATTCTAACGGGCGATGCGTTTAACGAAGACCCGTTGCGAATGCTGCGCGCGGCGCAATTCGCGGCGCGTTTCGGTTACGGCGTCAGCGACCAAGCGCGCTCGGCGATGGCGGCGGCCGCGCCGCTCGTACGAAGCGTCTCCGCCGAACGCGTCGCCGAGGAATTGACGAAACTCTTCGTGCGCGCGCCGCAGCCGTCGATCGGGCTCGAACTGTTGCGCGAAACCGGCGTACTCGCGCACGTTTGGCCGGAGCTGCTCGAAGGCGACGGCATCGAACAGAACGAGTGGCACGCGCACGACGTGTACCGGCACAACCTCGCGACCGTCGACGCAATCGCGGCCGGCGATTTGATCGCGCGCTTGGCCGCGCTCTTGCACGACGTCGGAAAGCCGCGCGTCAAAGACGGTCCGCATTTTTACCGGCACGAACACGTCGGAGCCGACCTCGTCGTGGCGATGCTGGAGCGTTACCGGTTTGCCGGCGACGTCGTGACGGCGACCGAGCACTTGGTTCGCCAGCACATGTACAGCCAGGATCCCGCACTCGGCGACGCGGCGATTCGCCGGTTTATCCGGCGCATCGGCGTGGCCAATCTCCGCCGGCAGTTCGCGCTGCGCCACGCCGATATCGCCGGGAGCGGACTGCCCAAGCGCGACGACAGCAACGAGCGCTTCGAAGCTCGCGTCTGGGCCGAGGTCGCCCGCAAGCCGGCCTTTTCGGTGAAAGATCTGCAGATCGACGGCGCCGCCGTGATCGACACGATGGTGCGTCGCGGGCAGGCGGCGCCGGGCTTTCGCGGCGATCGTCGCGTCGGCGAGGCGCTCGCGTACCTCTTCGAGCAGGTCACCGATGCGCCCGAGCGTAACGAGCGCAACACGCTCCAAACGCTCCTCGAGCAGTACCTGGACGCCCATCGCGGCGCCGGACGCGCGTAGGAGCGTTGACGTTTGAACGGTTTTAGGGGGATTCCGAAGCTGTCGCGAATCATCGCGCTCGTAAATCAGAAAGGCGGCGTCGGCAAGAGCACGACGACCGTCAATCTTGGCGCTGCCCTAGGCGTTCTCGGCAAAAAAGTGCTGGTCGTCGATCTCGATCCGCAAGGCAACACGACGACGGGGCTCGGCGTCAACAAAGCGCACGTCAAGCGCGACATCTACGATATGCTGCTGCACCATTCGCCGATCTCGGACGTGCTCAAGCATACCGAGATCGACGGGCTGCATCTCATTCCCGCGACGATCAATTTAGCCGGCGCGGAGATCGAACTGGTTAGCGCCCTCTCGCGCGAGAACCGGCTCAAAGGCGTGCTCGCGCCGATCGCCGGCAACTACGATTACGTGCTGATCGATTGCCCGCCGTCGCTCGGTCTACTCACCATCAACGCCCTTACCGCGACGCAAGAGATCATCATTCCCGTGCAAGCCGAGTACTACGCGCTCGAGGGGCTCTCGCAGCTCACCGCCGTCGTGCGCCGCGTGCAAGAAGCGCTCAATCCGAAGCTGCACGTGTCGGGCGTTCTCGTTACGATGTTCGACGGGCGCACGAAACTCGCCATGGAAGTGCTCGATGAACTCAACGCCTATTTCCCGCGCCAAATGTTCAAGACGCAGATTCCGCGTAACGTGCGTCTCTCCGAAGCGCCGTCGTTTGGCAAGCCGGTGATCTTATTCGACGTCAAGTCGCGCGGCGCGCAGGCGTACCTTTCGCTGGCGCGCGAAATGCTCGAAGCGCAGAGCGGGGTGGTGGCATGACCGCGAACCAACGGCGCGGCCTCGGCCGCGGGCTCGGCGCATTATTAGGCGAGTCGCCGATCTCGATGGGACCCCGCACCGAGGGGAACGTTCGCGACATCGCAATCGGCGAGATCACGCCCAACCCATTTCAGCCGCGCAAGAGTTTCGATCCTCAAACGCTCGACGAACTCAAGCGTTCGATCGCCGAGTTCGGCGTGCTGGTACCGGTCATCGTGCGCGAACGAAACGGCGCGTTCGAACTGATCGCGGGCGAGCGGCGGTGGCGCGCTTCCGCGGCGTTGCAGAACGCCACGATCCCGGCGATCGTGCGCGCGAGCGACGATCGCGACAGTCTCGAGATCGCGATTATCGAGAACTTACAGCGCGAAGATCTCAACGCGCTCGAGGAGGCCGCCGGCATCGCGCATCTCATCGAGGAGTACAATTTCACGCAAGAGCAGGCGGCGGAGCGTTTGGGCCGGTCGCGCCCGGCCATCGCCAATGCGCTGCGTTTGCTGGGGCTGCCCGAAGCGATCAAAACGATGCTCGTTGCGAGCCGGTTGACGGCCGGCCACGCGCGCGCGTTGCTCGCGGCACCCGAGTCGCATCGGCTCGCGCTCGCCGAGCGCGCCGCGAACGAGGGGATGACGGTGCGGGCGCTCGAGCGATTGGCGATGGCCTTTAGCGCGCCGCCCGAACCCAAACCCGTCGTACTCGAGCGGACGCTCTCGCCCGAGCAGCGCGCGTTCGAATCGCAGCTGCGAACGAAACTCGGAACGCACGTCGCGCTGCGCCGCGGCGGCAAGGGCGGAAAGATCGAGATCCGTTACGGCAGCGAGAAGGACCTGATTCGCATCGCCGACCTGCTCGTGGGCCAGATAGACTAGCCGATCGATCCATGAATTCGCACGCCGCGGGAGGCTAACGTGGTCAACTTCCAACGCGTCATCGCGCTGTTGATGGCGACGGTTTTCGTCTGCGTCTTTCTCGTTCCGCTGGCGTTCTCGCGCCATCAAGTCAAACTCGCGATCGGTTTGCTGGTGCTCTACTTCGCGTACGTTGCGTTCAACGCATACGTCTTCGTGCGCATGCGCAAGCGCGAACGCGAGCAATCGTGAGCCGCGCGTATTTGGCGCAGCGGCTGCACGGCATCTACGCGATCGTCAACGAAGGCTCGCCGGACCCCGTCGACCTGACGCGCGCGATTCTCGCCGGCGGCGCGCACATCGTGCAGTACCGGGCAAAAACCGGAATCGTTCCGATGCACGCGCGCGCACTCCGCGACCTCACGCGCGCGGCCGGCGCGCTGTTCGTTTTGAACGACGCCTGGCGCGACGTGCTCGCGTACGATGCCGACGGCGTCCATCTGGGACCCGACGACGCGCGTCCCGACGAACTCGCGGCGATTCGAACGGCGCTCTCGGACCGATTGATCGGCGTCTCCTGCGGAACGCTCGACGAAGTTCGGGCCGCAAATCGGCGCGATCTCGACTACATCGGCGTCGGCAGCGTCTACGCGACCACTTCGAAGCCCGATGCCGGCGAACCGATCGGCCTGCGCGGACTGCGTGCGGCCACGGCCTTGGCGCGCGTGCCGGTCGCGGCGATCGGCGGGATCACGCGCGCGCGGCTGCCGGAGATCGCGTCGGCGGGCGCCGCGATGGCCGCCGTCATCGCAGAGATCGCGCAATCGGCCGATCCGCGGCGCGCCACCGCCGGCCTGGTGGAGATGTGGAAAGCCGGCGCGTGAGCGCGATCGTCGCCTCGATCGGGACGACGCATCCGTGGAATATCGCCGGCATCGGTTTGGATGTGCGCGTCGCCGCGGAGTTCGGCGTGCGCGCCGTCATTGCGATCGCCGCCGTGAGCGCGCAGGATGCCGGCGGCGTGCGCGCGTTGTTTCCGATCCCCGCCGACGTGCTGCGCGCGCAGCTCGACGCGCTCCCCGACGGCGTTGGAGCGTATCGCATCGGCGCGCT
This genomic window from Candidatus Baltobacteraceae bacterium contains:
- a CDS encoding gamma-glutamyl-gamma-aminobutyrate hydrolase family protein (Members of this family of hydrolases with an active site Cys residue belong to MEROPS family C26.), translating into MIRIALSYTGAGDRFEEYPAALDSVAAELGLEVELVWLASASGESAALDDSFDGLLLTGGVDVDPARYGRPDAAEYALDVDRRRDRIELAALDAAHRGRRAVLGICRGAQLLNVWAGGTLVPDLAGHRSADERDIEHPVELTADSLVGALAGTPRSIVNSSHHQAAERLAAPFRPTAAAPDGTIEAFERTQSLPGPYLLGVQWHPERMSRTA
- a CDS encoding HD domain-containing protein, giving the protein MSHPLDERLAAVLPSGSLFAVGGRVRDELRAEIERVAVAGKDRDYVVVGHSFAELREALERIGRVDLVGASFAVIKLSVEGETVDVSLPRRERSVGVGHRDFDVESGPDVPLRDDLARRDFRMNMIARALPSGELIDPYEGRADIAARRIDILTGDAFNEDPLRMLRAAQFAARFGYGVSDQARSAMAAAAPLVRSVSAERVAEELTKLFVRAPQPSIGLELLRETGVLAHVWPELLEGDGIEQNEWHAHDVYRHNLATVDAIAAGDLIARLAALLHDVGKPRVKDGPHFYRHEHVGADLVVAMLERYRFAGDVVTATEHLVRQHMYSQDPALGDAAIRRFIRRIGVANLRRQFALRHADIAGSGLPKRDDSNERFEARVWAEVARKPAFSVKDLQIDGAAVIDTMVRRGQAAPGFRGDRRVGEALAYLFEQVTDAPERNERNTLQTLLEQYLDAHRGAGRA
- a CDS encoding AAA family ATPase, with product MNGFRGIPKLSRIIALVNQKGGVGKSTTTVNLGAALGVLGKKVLVVDLDPQGNTTTGLGVNKAHVKRDIYDMLLHHSPISDVLKHTEIDGLHLIPATINLAGAEIELVSALSRENRLKGVLAPIAGNYDYVLIDCPPSLGLLTINALTATQEIIIPVQAEYYALEGLSQLTAVVRRVQEALNPKLHVSGVLVTMFDGRTKLAMEVLDELNAYFPRQMFKTQIPRNVRLSEAPSFGKPVILFDVKSRGAQAYLSLAREMLEAQSGVVA
- a CDS encoding ParB/RepB/Spo0J family partition protein, translating into MTANQRRGLGRGLGALLGESPISMGPRTEGNVRDIAIGEITPNPFQPRKSFDPQTLDELKRSIAEFGVLVPVIVRERNGAFELIAGERRWRASAALQNATIPAIVRASDDRDSLEIAIIENLQREDLNALEEAAGIAHLIEEYNFTQEQAAERLGRSRPAIANALRLLGLPEAIKTMLVASRLTAGHARALLAAPESHRLALAERAANEGMTVRALERLAMAFSAPPEPKPVVLERTLSPEQRAFESQLRTKLGTHVALRRGGKGGKIEIRYGSEKDLIRIADLLVGQID
- a CDS encoding thiamine phosphate synthase, with product MSRAYLAQRLHGIYAIVNEGSPDPVDLTRAILAGGAHIVQYRAKTGIVPMHARALRDLTRAAGALFVLNDAWRDVLAYDADGVHLGPDDARPDELAAIRTALSDRLIGVSCGTLDEVRAANRRDLDYIGVGSVYATTSKPDAGEPIGLRGLRAATALARVPVAAIGGITRARLPEIASAGAAMAAVIAEIAQSADPRRATAGLVEMWKAGA